The genome window CAGCTTCCCCTGGTCTAATAACGGCACAGCTCGTAATTAATAATGACGCTGCTGCAATAATAAATATGTTTCTCATAGTATTACTATTAATAGTTCATAGTAAAGGTCGCTAAAGAACCTAGTTTACTAACAATGTTATTTGTTATTTATTTCATAAAAGTTTACCGATTGATAAATTACTAGGAGTCTGTAAAGAATCTAATTCTTTAAATTCCATTTAATTAGTACGCTAAGGCATCAATTATTTTGTTTTAGGAAGATGCGCTTGTTATCTTTATATCAAGGAAAATAAGGATATGAAATTTAACACAAAGACCATTCACGGTGGTCAGCACAACATAGATCCGGCATACAATTCTGTGATGCCACCTATATATCAAACTACCACTTACAAGCAAAGTACACCAGGAGGACACAATGGTTTTGAATATTCACGTAGTGGGAACCCCACTCGTGATGCATTAGAGAAGTCTATTGCCAGTATTGAAAGCGGTCATTATGGATTGGCTTTTGGTTCTGGATTAGCAGCTATTGATGCCGTTCTTAAATTATTAAAGCCAGGAGATGAAGTCATTTCGACAAACGATCTTTATGGGGGTTCGTACCGTTTATTTACTAGGATTTTTCAAGACTTTGGTGTCAAATTTCATTTTATAGGAATGGAAAATGCGGATCATATAGAAAACTTTGTAAATGAGAACACAAAATTAGTTTGGGTAGAAACCCCAACTAACCCGATGATGAACATTATAGATATAGAGGCAGTTGCAAATATTACCAACAAGCATAATATCTTACTCGCGGTAGATAATACTTTTGCTACAGCTTACCTACAAAGACCTTTGGAACTAGGAGCAGATATCGTTATGCATAGCGCGACTAAATATTTAGGCGGTCATAGTGATGTGGTCATGGGCTCTCTAGTTGTAAACGACAAAGATCTCTCTGAAAGATTGTACTTTATACAAAACGCAAGTGGAGCAGTTCCCGGTCCACAAGATTGTTTCTTGGTATTGCGTGGTATCAAAACACTTCATGTAAGAATGCAGCGGCATTGTGAAAACGGTAAAGCCGTGGCTTATGCATTAAAAATCCATCCTAATGTCTCAAAGGTATATTGGCCAGGCTTTGAAGACCATCCCAATCATGGAATTGCCAAACGGCAGATGAGTGACTTTGGGGGTATGGTATCTTTTACGACTAAGGCAGGTACGCTAGTCAGTGCGGTTAAACTGGTAGAAAAGCTAAAAGTCTTCACTTTAGCCGAATCCTTAGGAGGCGTGGAGTCTCTTGCAGGTCACCCAGCAAGCATGACGCATGCCAGTATCCCAAAGAAAGATAGAGAGAAGATAGGAGTAGTAGATTCCCTGATACGCCTAAGCGTAGGTATTGAAGATGTGGAGGATTTATTAGCCGATTTAGATCAAGCACTAGCTTGATTTAGCAGTTTTGAGAATAGTGGTGATAAAGACTAGCTTCTGTTAGTACCTGACCTGGTAGTCACCATAGAGACACCTTTTTGAGGTGATGAATAATGATAAAAGCGGTGCTTAGAGATTTAACTAAAAGGACTTTATTTTTAACTAAAAAATAAATTGCAGAATCATAAACTAGAGTAGATTTACTATGTAATTTTAAAGTCATCTACCATGGCAAATAAACCAGCAAAAGGCGCCGTAAACTTCGGAAAGCCTTCTTCAAAGCCAGCAGCAGCAATGCCTAAAGCTAAGAACTCTGCTTCTAAAAAGAAGTAATTGTTCTTGATGTGCGATCCGGTCGCATACAACTCAAACTCATAAAAAAAGAGCCGTTTCCATAAAGAAGAAACGGCTTCTTTATTTACAGCCATTCATACACTGGCAAGGCTAATGGATTTGAAGTATTCTCGCTTTTGCTCTATGCCTGCCGGCATGCAGGAAAGCGAGACACCTAGCGATACCCCATTCATAATTTAAAGTTTACACAACACAAATGGTTATAGAAAAATGCATCTTTGTGAAATATTAGAAAATTGAATTGGCAACAAAAAAAATAATCATAGGCCGCACAGACCGCGCTGATTTTCCAAAATTAAAGATAGAGGGAATTGATATTAAAATCGATACGGGTGCTTACACGAGTAGTATACACTGTAAAGATATTGAAGAAGCTGATGGTATACTCCATGCAACACTCCTAGATGAAGAACACGATCAGTACCATGGAAAGCGATTGAGCTTTGAAGAGTATAAGATCACTAGCGTGCGCAGTAGCAATGGTAGTGTCGATTTGCGTTATGAGGTGCAAGGAAACATCAGGCTTTTTAAGAAGCTTTATAAGATCTCTTTAACTTTGAGTAATCGGGAAGAAATGAAATACCCAGTTTTAATAGGGCGTAAATTTCTTTCTCCTAAATTTATAGTAGATCCTGAATTACAGGATGTTTCCTATTTACATTCCCAATATGAAGATTAGTATTTTATCTCGCAGTACAAGCCTATACAGTACGAAAAGACTGCTAGAAGAGGCTCGTAAAGCAGGTCATATTGCTAAAGCGATCAATGTGCTGCACTGTAATATCAAATTAGAAAAACAGAAACCTACCGTTTATTATCACGGAGAAAGGTTGGTCACTCCAGATGCCATTATTCCACGTATAGGTGCCAGTATTACTTTTTATGGTACCGCTATCGTAAGGCAGTTTGAGATGATGAATTGTTTTACGACGGTAAGCTCTATGTCCCTGGTTTGCAGTAGAGATAAATTACAAAGTTTGCAACTGCTTTCCAGAAGTGGTGTGGACATGCCCAAGACAGTATTTACGAACTTTGGCGATCATACAGATGATATTTGTAAACAAGTGGGTGGTCCTCCAGTGGTCATTAAAGTCCTAGAAGGAACTCAAGGGATAGGCGTGAATCTTGCAGAAACGATAGCAGCAGCAGATGCTATCATAGATGCTAATAATGAACTGAGGTCTCGTGTTATTATACAAGAGTTTATCAAAGAAGCAGGTGGCGCAGATTTACGCGCTTTTGTCGTTGGTGATAAAGTAGTAGGTGCTATGAAAAGACAAGCTCAAAAAGGGGAGTTCAGATCTAATCTGCATCGTGGAGGAACTGCAAAAAGCATCACACTTACTAAGCTGGAAGAACAAACCGCTGTAAGTGCAGCAAGATCTTTAGGTTTAGGAGTTTGTGGGGTAGATTTACTTCAAAGCAGTCGCGGGCCATTAGTTCTTGAGGTAAATAGTTCTCCAGGTCTCGAAGGAATAGAAAGAGCTACAGGTAAAAATATTGCTGCAGAAATAATCAAGTATATAGAAAAAGGAGTCCATGCTTAAAGAACTCAAGATATTTGATACGATTATTGAGCCAGGTAAAAGTTACAAGCTCAATTTTAATATGGCTAAGCTTTATACCTCTACAAGTATTGAAGTGCCTGTGATTATAAACCGGAGTAAAAAAGCTGGCCCGGTAGTGCTAGTTACTGGTGGTATTCACGGAGATGAAATAAATGGTATTGAGGTCGTAAGACAATTGATCTCCAAAAAGATCAATAAACCAGTAATAGGAACAATAATAGCTATTCCTGTTTTAAATGTTTTCGGATTTTTGAGCGGTAAGAGAGAGTTTCCTGATGGTAGAGATTTAAATAGAGTTTTCCCTGGAACAAAGTCAGGAGCGCTAGCAAGTAGATTTGCGTATCAAGTATCATCAGAAATTTTACCACATGTTGATATCATTTTAGATTTCCATACTGGTGGAGCCCAACGCTTCAATGCACCGCACTTGAGAGTTTCTCAGTTAGAAGTAAACTCTTGGAATTTAGCTAAGGTTTTTAATGCGCCATTTTTGATGCATGGCAACAATATTAAAAAGACATTTAGAGCCACTTGCTCTGACCTAGGTAAGACGTATTTGCTGTTTGAAGGGGGGATGTCTAACCGCAGTGATAAAGAAGTAGTTTCTACAGCAGTTAATGGAGCTATAAGAGTGCTGGAACATCTCAAAATGTTAGGACCTGATATTCCTGTTGAAGTACGAAAAGAAGATTCCATTATTGTAACAGATTCCATGTGGATCAGAGCAAAGTATTCTGGATTATTACACCCTAAGGTAAAAACTGGAAAACGAGTAGAAAAAGACGAATTTATAGCTATTATAACAGATCCTTATGGAGAATTAAGGTAT of Nonlabens sp. Ci31 contains these proteins:
- a CDS encoding cystathionine gamma-synthase; amino-acid sequence: MKFNTKTIHGGQHNIDPAYNSVMPPIYQTTTYKQSTPGGHNGFEYSRSGNPTRDALEKSIASIESGHYGLAFGSGLAAIDAVLKLLKPGDEVISTNDLYGGSYRLFTRIFQDFGVKFHFIGMENADHIENFVNENTKLVWVETPTNPMMNIIDIEAVANITNKHNILLAVDNTFATAYLQRPLELGADIVMHSATKYLGGHSDVVMGSLVVNDKDLSERLYFIQNASGAVPGPQDCFLVLRGIKTLHVRMQRHCENGKAVAYALKIHPNVSKVYWPGFEDHPNHGIAKRQMSDFGGMVSFTTKAGTLVSAVKLVEKLKVFTLAESLGGVESLAGHPASMTHASIPKKDREKIGVVDSLIRLSVGIEDVEDLLADLDQALA
- a CDS encoding ATP-dependent zinc protease, yielding MATKKIIIGRTDRADFPKLKIEGIDIKIDTGAYTSSIHCKDIEEADGILHATLLDEEHDQYHGKRLSFEEYKITSVRSSNGSVDLRYEVQGNIRLFKKLYKISLTLSNREEMKYPVLIGRKFLSPKFIVDPELQDVSYLHSQYED
- the rimK gene encoding 30S ribosomal protein S6--L-glutamate ligase, which gives rise to MKISILSRSTSLYSTKRLLEEARKAGHIAKAINVLHCNIKLEKQKPTVYYHGERLVTPDAIIPRIGASITFYGTAIVRQFEMMNCFTTVSSMSLVCSRDKLQSLQLLSRSGVDMPKTVFTNFGDHTDDICKQVGGPPVVIKVLEGTQGIGVNLAETIAAADAIIDANNELRSRVIIQEFIKEAGGADLRAFVVGDKVVGAMKRQAQKGEFRSNLHRGGTAKSITLTKLEEQTAVSAARSLGLGVCGVDLLQSSRGPLVLEVNSSPGLEGIERATGKNIAAEIIKYIEKGVHA
- a CDS encoding succinylglutamate desuccinylase/aspartoacylase family protein, yielding MLKELKIFDTIIEPGKSYKLNFNMAKLYTSTSIEVPVIINRSKKAGPVVLVTGGIHGDEINGIEVVRQLISKKINKPVIGTIIAIPVLNVFGFLSGKREFPDGRDLNRVFPGTKSGALASRFAYQVSSEILPHVDIILDFHTGGAQRFNAPHLRVSQLEVNSWNLAKVFNAPFLMHGNNIKKTFRATCSDLGKTYLLFEGGMSNRSDKEVVSTAVNGAIRVLEHLKMLGPDIPVEVRKEDSIIVTDSMWIRAKYSGLLHPKVKTGKRVEKDEFIAIITDPYGELRYKVKSPHAGYVINVNHSPLVYQGDAIFHISKHGQ